ATCACTGATACATTTAACGGCACTGACCCTGGTGCGTGCGCCCCATCTATTAGAGTATCGATGCCTCGTTGGTTTAGTTCGCGTACCAACCGCTGAATCGGCATCACCAAGCCAGTTTGACTCGTGACGTGATCGAGTAGTGCTAATCGAGTTTTAGGTGAAATCTTGGCAATAATTGCCTCTATCACCTGATCAGGAGACTGAACCGGCAAGGAAATTTCTGCCACTACGATACGAGCGCCAGAGCGGGCTGCTACAAAATCGAGGGCATTCCGGCAGGCGTTGTACTCGTGGCTGGTAGTCAGCAGCTCATCGTCAGGGGTGAATTGGAGCGATCGCAAGACAGTGTTGACCCCGGTCGTGGCATTAGGGACAAAGGCTAAATCTAAGGGGTCTGCCCCAACAAATTTAGCTAATACTCCACGGGCAGCATCTAGCAAGTCTTCCAAGTCTTGGGCAAGAAACCGTAACGGTTGTCGCTCTAGGCGTTGGCGGAACTGCTGTTGAACTTCTAAGACTGATTTCGGACAAGCACCAAAGGCACCATGATTCAGAAAGGTAACCTCTGGTTCTAACCACCAGAAATCCAACCAATCTTTGTCAGGTGTAGGTTTCACCTAATATCAACCTTGTTTTTTTTGAACTCCCCAGGCAGGACTCGAACCTGCGACCAATCGGTTAACAGCCGACCGCTCTACCACTGAGCTACTGAGGAACGTTTCAGTGCGCGAAAACTATAATAACTAGACCTACCCTATCTTTGCAACCCCTTTCAGCAAATTTCTCGAAAAAAATCTAATATTCCTTGATTTTTTTTGGTTTGATGCCCATCCGCAGTTCCGCTAAACGTTGTTGGGCAGCAGGATCGAGGAGGTTGGCCAACAACCGCTGTGACGATCGCTGAGTATTGCGTTGCTTGCGCTGAATCCGCCGGGCAATGGTTTCAACCTCAAAAGCCAACTGCTGGGCTGACAGCCATTCAGCTCCATACCCCACCACTGTCAATTGCTGAGCCCGATCTGAAGTCGCGACAATCAGCCGACTATGAAATTTACGCAGATCATGGCGAAACAAGGCACAAGCTTTTTCGATATAAGTATCTGCGGTCTGACCA
The sequence above is a segment of the Trichocoleus desertorum ATA4-8-CV12 genome. Coding sequences within it:
- a CDS encoding aminotransferase class V-fold PLP-dependent enzyme; amino-acid sequence: MKPTPDKDWLDFWWLEPEVTFLNHGAFGACPKSVLEVQQQFRQRLERQPLRFLAQDLEDLLDAARGVLAKFVGADPLDLAFVPNATTGVNTVLRSLQFTPDDELLTTSHEYNACRNALDFVAARSGARIVVAEISLPVQSPDQVIEAIIAKISPKTRLALLDHVTSQTGLVMPIQRLVRELNQRGIDTLIDGAHAPGSVPLNVSVIGATYYTGNCHKWLCAPKGAAFLYVQRDHQAQIRPLTISHGANSPRSDRSRFRLEFDWPGTYDPSTYLSIPAAIQFMGSLLPGGWPELMAQNRAKALAAREILCEALNVSPPCPDDMIAALAVVPLPNGSYQALQTALLNQYGIEVPIVPWPGGQKRLVRVAAQIYNTVPQYEYLAQALVELLATEAG
- a CDS encoding NYN domain-containing protein, producing the protein MPRSVPQAVLLVDGYNVVGTWPELKQARDCDGLEAARWKLIEALTNYSAFQGYETQVVFDAQYRDTSSSCEVVTQNLSVHYTDFGQTADTYIEKACALFRHDLRKFHSRLIVATSDRAQQLTVVGYGAEWLSAQQLAFEVETIARRIQRKQRNTQRSSQRLLANLLDPAAQQRLAELRMGIKPKKIKEY